ATATTTGGACTGAGTAAAGGTTGACAGACTTAGATGAATCTAGTGCTTGGTAACTATTAGATTGTTGTTCTTTTAATAGATACTTGTTTTTGGATTTTCCCAAAAGTGTTTCCTTGCTGAGACTATCTTTGAAACCTGGCTCTTTAACTCACAACCCAATTTGTTAAGAACATGAATTCttctattatattattatgttagTACAAATTATAAACATAAGGTTACTGTCTGTGACTCTGgttaaagacataaaattacCACCACTGACTGAGAACTTAGCTAGCAGAAAGGGTGGGGTGTCCTTCCCCTGTTtgtgcccaggggcccattttcATAATTCATGATCAGTCCACGATTGTGGCAGCATATATGGTGTCAATCTATGGAACTTTGCATGTGGCCACCAGTATAATATCAAATACTAAAACCTACATTAACAGATGCGAGGCAAGAAGAGCCATAAAACGAgtcagtaatacacagcagtCTAAAGTTTAACATTAGTGAGATCTAAATCTAATGTCTTATTACTAATGATTATATGTTTTTACTTCTAACActtttaacataatttaaattatacattgttataaatttctgccaaatgaaaTGTCCTAGTCGAGCCTGTAGTAATTATCTTATAAATATTACAgagactataaaaaaaaaaaattcatacatTTCCACCAGTGCCAGCTTAAGCAGGCCCAGACCGGCTTATAGATCAACCTGGACATAAAAGGCatattgttcaatattttattaccaTAATCCTCTATTTCAGTACATCAGACACTTAGAAATACCAAGATGTCATGTTTATTTCAGTTAAATTGTAAAACTCAAAAGTTGTTCTCACAGCttttaatggaaataaaaaacgACAATATAATTTTCCCCCGTAAAGAACAGTTTAGACAAAGTGtaagaaaacaagcagacactTAAGGAAATGCAATGAGCACTGGCAGCCTTCAGCGTGTTCTGTCCACCACGCTCAACAACTCTCAACTCAACTGTCTGTAAAGATGGAAAATTCAGGTTAGGAAAAGACCATTCAAAATCTTGGTTGAAATATCAAAGATGAGGAtttctctatatattttttacaattctGAGCTCCAAAGTTTGTATTAGGCCTTATGTACCTAGGCCTCATGAGGTTCCCGTGGACTCCTCTGTATCTTTGATTGCTCTGGATGGATGTCAGATCTTCTTTGAAGGTCCCTTCATACATATCTGACCGGCGCTTCATGTAGCTCTCACTTTCATCCCTGTGGAAAAACACCAACAATACATGTTGCATATTTTATACTGGATTTTGTGCACACTAGAGGGGCATCATACTCCCCTTGGGCTATACCTACCCCAGCCTTTTGCCCATTATTGTCTGGAGGAACTTCCTGGCTGAGATTTGGCCCAGTACTTTCCTGTAACTGTTTGTGAAGATGGCATCAGCATGGCGCCCTGAGCTACAATCAGACAGTGGGACATCAGTCCAGCTATTACACAACAATGCAATAAATCAACAACATAAAGAAACTTAAAGCTTTTGTCAGCCATTCTGTCTTCACATGTTACATTGCATTTACTAATCAGAATCAATTTACCCAAATGGcaaaaacatatacacatatacaccaAATCCAgcttatgttttatttgctcAGATTTTCACAAAGCCTGTCTATTTTTTTAGAATCACTTTCTAACAAATTAATagtaactgtaaaaataaagctCACAAAATGTTCTGTAAATTGCCCAGAATAACTGTGGCATTGACTTAGGAAATTCCATTCACCTCTTGTATTCTAGTGTAGCGTCACATAAAAAATCTtt
This genomic interval from Channa argus isolate prfri chromosome 5, Channa argus male v1.0, whole genome shotgun sequence contains the following:
- the ghrh gene encoding somatoliberin, encoding MMEKAALLLFCCLVMSLSGSPLYPSIRFGQKDTSILMTSSLKNPAEQLQDTSPPWKQAESRSGRHADAIFTNSYRKVLGQISARKFLQTIMGKRLGDESESYMKRRSDMYEGTFKEDLTSIQSNQRYRGVHGNLMRPRQLS